A stretch of DNA from Scomber japonicus isolate fScoJap1 chromosome 19, fScoJap1.pri, whole genome shotgun sequence:
ataacCGTCACTAAAATGAACATTGTTTAATGCTCTTGCTTTGGTTAAATCTTTAATTGAagaaatagttcaacattttgtgtaACATATGTATTGCTTTCTTTGTAAGAAGTTTTGAGAAGATACTAGTGCCAATCTCACTTTAGCCTGCATATGGAagtagttagcttagcttactttaacttagcataaagactggaggtAGAGGCAAATAGCTAGCCTGGCTCTTTCCAGATAATACACTTAACACAAATGGTATATCCCTCTAAAACATTGTTACATTTCTATTGTttaatgagctttagaggtCTTGGTAGATGTATTTCCCTTTGAAGACAGCTGGGCTAGCTGTTACTGTttccaacatttaaaataatgtaagcAAGCTAATCTAGCGAAATCTGTTATCAAAGAAAGCATCAAAGTATCAGTTTTTTATACATGGACCCAGACATTAAATAGAAATGGTGCTATGTTTAGTGATGAACACTGCTGCAATTTTTTAGCCACTTGTACATCATAGTATTGGTTTTACCCCATGTTTAGTCTATGGTTTCAGTTTTTCAGccaccggggggggggggggggggggttaacctACCTAATGAAATACTatctttaccccccccccccataattaTGTCATTTCAGTTGAAACATATTGCTGGACATAACACAGTGAGAAACAATGTTTAACTTAATGTAAACCTTTCTTTAACACACGTAATGATAAAAACgtttcatttattcatccaaATAAGTACAAAACACCTCTGGGATCATGCTTCaagccatacacacacacacacacacacacacacacacacacacacacacacacacacacacacacacaaatatgtaaaaGCTCTgacttcatatttaaaaaagggtgttttttcttctgcttcGTTTGCAGCACTAAAGCGTTCAAATTACATTAGTTGTCTTTGAGTTTTATGGGTGCACTCTTTCTGACCCTCCATTTGTTCCTTCACCTTCTATGATGTAATTCCTGTGTCAGTCCATATCACTTTGAGGGTATTACTGAACATATGTTTTTGATTAGGTTGTCATTGAAGGTAAACCAGGGCAGAGTCCTGGGAGTAGCGTGGCCGTATTTGAGATCCACATCAGTCCTGGATACTGCTTGGGTAAGTGATGTCACACATTCATTACTCACACATCTTCCTAAAagtgataagaaaaaaataattcacaTATGGATGTCTGGATGCAGACTAGCTGCATGAAAGCCTTGTACATTCACATCTGGCAAGTCTGTTGCTGAGGTCTCGTTTTTCTGTATCTAGAGTGTGATTTTGAGGagtctcacctgtgtggatACAGTAACCAGTGGAATGCGAATGTAAACTGGTACGTGGGAGGAGGTGGATCCCAGCTCCTTCAGAACAACATGCCAACTGACCACACATATAACAACAAGACAGGTGCGTGACATTTACTCACAAATTAGCCTTACAAAGGGGTTTTAGATATGCTGACAGCGACGCTCTAGAGATGGGTACGGgttcagtccaccactttggtccagaatTAAATATCTAAATGAGTACTGGAAGTTTTGTAGAGACTTTATGACCCTCATACGATGAAACCTATTGACTTTGAGGTTCTTCTTACTTTTTCCTGTCCTTTTTGCACAGAAGTTTCACTGATGATGGTTTTGagtaaaatgtctcaacaactgttggatggattgccataaaaattggtacacacattcatgttcccctcagGATCAATTGTAATTAATGACCAAATATTCACAAAACTAATCTCCATCAGTTTGACCCGTATTTTATGTTAAGGGTTTAATAAGTAGTCAATCGCGAACATGGTAAACTTTACACCTATTGCAGCAGTTTCatcattagcatgttagcattctCATCAATTTTCCAAAACCTTATTATGGACACATTTCAAGTTTGACCTCATGAAAGCACCAGACGGAAAGTCAGGGGATTGATAAAATCATCAGGCTTCATCCTTTGGTGACCATGAATTTCTGCATAAAGTTTCATAGTAATCAATTTCAATCTGTCTGAAATCAAGAGTTTTTTCCCCATGATtggcatttttacatatttgttttcCACAACCTGATATACATTTAAACTCCCCTTGCAGGTCACTTCATGTATGTGGACTCAATCTACGCCAAGACTTTCAAAGAAGTGGCCAAACTGGTGTCTCCCATGACGACGGTGCCAATGTCTGGCTGCCTGAGTTTTCAGTATCAACGCAGCGACGAGAGAGGGAACCTGTTCTCTGTTTTCACCCGGGACCGACTGGGTCAGTATCAGGAGCTGTGGAAGGCAGAGCCAGAGATCCAGAGTGACTGGACGCCTGGAGAGTGGATACCTGTACAGGTGGACCTGAAGGCACCATACTCTGTACAGGTCAGTATGAACATATTATGTCAGATTAGATGTATGTGATGACGTCAAACATCAAAACTGATATCAAATCAAATAGGTGATAATAGAACATACTGTATGGTAcaaaatcatgcaaaaataatggaaatacaTGCTGacttgtgtctttgtgtgagaGCAGTAGCACCAAcagtaatgttaaaaaatgttacttattattattattgatgcattaacatACTGCAGGTGTTATAACTACATTACACTGCTGGTGAGTTTAAACTAGTTTTTTGAGTGTAAATCATATTTTCTATATGTGTATCAACtaagatatatataaatatgtaaatcacCGTTTTTTTGGCATTATGGGGAGTTTCTCAAATCTACTAGACAGCCTGTGAGAGGATTCaattttgcttgtttttttctgtttttaaaagttaaagaaagaaataatttaGAGTTATTTGAGTGACATAGGTGTGTTACATGTGAACATCTTGTCTTTAGGGTCCACCATAACCAGGTATTAATGAGAAATTTCtctattatatacagtatatcagatTAATATCTATACAGTTATCAATAAAGAGAGCATGTTATGGCTCTTTTGCATACAGCTAGGATTATTAACACTATAGTGCATCTTTAGAGTTTAACTGCTAAAAGAGATATCAGTTCTGAATACCTCTTATAAAGTGAGGTCTATATTCTTCCATGGAGACAGAATTTAGCTTCTTGTGCTCATGCTCTTTGCTCCTTGTTCTGTCTGAAAAATGTTGTAGCAGTTCATTTTTCATGGCTTAGAACCTACCTAGGTATACTTATGCAAAATGCATAAAATGACTATAAAACACAACTCAAAGTTCCTTCACTATTGCACAGATGCATTTACCTTCAGTGTGAGGGTCTGCATCTTTGTGAGCGTGATGTCATACAGCTATGTTTACGAGTGTCTGTCTGCCCCTCCAGGTGGTCTTTGAAGTGGCCTTTAACAGTCCACGAGGCGGACGTGTTGCAGTCGATGACATTTCCTTTTCTTCAGAGTTCTGCAGCACAGACACTGGTAAGCTGCAGCCAGCATCGTTAATTGTCAATTCTACACAGGTCTGTTTTAATGTCGCAATTAAAATGGTCATATTTTTGATATAATGCAGTCTGGGTGGACATCTTAAACCtctaaaatatgaacattttaggATTTTAAAAGTGCTATAAACCTTAATTTCCATTAGCAGCCACAGAAGAAGCTGCAATGAAACCTTTGCCAGATGAAACCTTGGAGGTTTACATGTAGTACAGCTAAAAATGTCAAGTTTGTCCCGGGGTTGGTGCTAGAGAATAAACCATGGGGTCAACTAAAAGGTTTCATCCCAAAGCTTGATTTGCTTCATATTATATGACATTTACATTCTCATATTTCCTCTGCAGAGTTTGATATGAGAATTTTGCCCTTATGGAGGCaccagaggaaaagtcagggagTCACGAAATTAAGGAGAAATCTTCTTTCTTCTGATGAATATCCATAACAAATGTCATGTGATGCTTGCTCATAGTTGCAGATTTGAGATATCTTGCTTTCATGTCGTCAAATACAAAACTCACTCTAACAAGAGCCACAAATCTTGTTGTCCATTCATATGTCCCACAGAGCCAACTTTTGACCCTTCCATCGCAAGCTGTGACTTCGAGTCAGGTTTCTGCCAATACACACAGGACCAAGTGATCGCGTCATCGTGGAGGAGAGTGTCTGTGAAGCCCAACATATTTAGGAATGGAGACCACACAACAGGAGCAGGTAGAAAAAGCAACTGATGATTTCAGAACATTTATAACATTAAAACCCACATTTATCTAAATAACTGATAAAAACATAGACTCAAATGACTTATAGTGCCAAAATCATTGAGGTTTATATGACGGTACTGCAGCTTTGTTGAGGGTTTTCTTAGAAGTTGGTTGAgaacaaaacagagctaaaaggagcgTGAATATTGGGTGTACATTCCTCAGATGGACATAAACATGACTCATAtggaatgataatgttgctgtgtgtgctgtgtaaACTGATGATAGCTGATCTTACATTATGAAAAGAGGACACTGACAGcgcacagacagacaagacagagcagcacagcacCATACAGCAGTAAGTTATTCAGACCAGCAGGATgaaagcaacaaacaaacacaaatctaTTGCTGTAATTTATGCCCATGCATGCTGCTCAGAGTAATCTCATTCAGCGGCTCCTCTGGCAGCAGCACAGTGTTTCTCTGTCTCCCACGGGAACAAATCTCACTACAAACTGAAGCCAAAACTTGACAACCCTGGATATAGTGGTGGCTTGTTttttctgccccctagtggccaaagATTATTCATGCAGTTATAAGCTTAACCCTACAAACTGAGTGTACCCACAGACCCCAAAGGTTTAGTCTTTTTCATATCCCACAGGTACTTTAGTCTATCATTCAAGTTTTTTTCATGACTTTGTCAATCAATTTATCCCTAATGACTCCATataatttctgttttaattggagattttaaaaaatactaatgtattattattggtagatattttccttttcctttaattacattaattacataactaataatgttttaaGAAGAAATGACTTAACATTTTGCAATGATGGTGGTTTCTTACAGTTGTTTATTCTTTGGGTCCCCAGATAGCCAAGTCAGTAGTccttgtatgttaaatatgttggttGGATGAGGGTtataaaaataatgtaacttTTAGATGGTGAAGAACTGttgaaaacagcagcaggtgttgGCGGTGCTGGGAACATTCATGGCCAGCAGATTCACAGGAAGAGAGAGTTTCGCAAGAAAATAAAGGCTATCTTCTTCTTCCAGGATCTTTCCTGTTGGCTCACTCCCGGCTGGGCCCAAGCTCTGGCTACGTTAGCCGTGTGATTGGTCCAATTCTGCCTGGCAACATGAAGTTCTGCCTGAGATTTTACTTCTCACTAAGGGGTGAGCCGTACTTAGAAACTCTCCAGCACGATAGATACGAGGCGTTTATTGACTCTGTGTGTGAAATCCATTGCTGTGATTTATTTCACTGACTCACCAACCCAAAAATAACTCTTGACAACTGCAGGTTTCAACCAGACGGAGCAGGCCCTCATCGTCTATCTGCAGCACAGCAGCGGCCAAGAGAAGATCTGGACTCTGGGGGAGAAGTCAAGGGGAATCTGGATTGCAACGGACGTGACCTTCCAGACATCACAGCCTGCACAGGtcagaagacaggaagcagggatATTGCTTTAGGGAGAATGGATGTTCACAACATGTGCGAATAAATGACCAAGAGGATAAGtcaaaagggagaaaagaaagaagaaaggaggggggaaagtaagcaaaggaaggagagaaggaccaTTCAttgagtgaggaaaggaaagaaaggaagacgAAAAggagcaaggatggaaggaagggataaacaaatgaaggaagaaattagggaaggaaggaagggtcctaggaatacatttaaaaaacacatttaaaaggaatgaatgcacagacagaaaagatggagagaaaacatTAAACAAGGAATTAACTaacaagaaaatgaagaacaaaTTAaggaacaaacagacagaagaatAAATGAAGACTATAGGAAAGATTGTAAAAATtggatgaagaaagaaaaggagataCAAAAAACTAatcaaagaaagcagaagtaaATTTAATAAAGGATATATCATagcaaaaaggaaaggaagtaaaaagaaacaCTATTTGAAGCGATAAGGAAGAATCAAACAAGCaaataatgaaattaaagaCATAAAGGGATAGATGAACAAAAGAAGGGAGCAAACAGGGGAATTAAAAGAATGCAGGATGGATATAATAAGAAAAGAAACTAAAAGTAGCTTTGGTGTTGGAGCCTTTACATTTCCTGATCTGTGATTGATTTGACGATTAAGCAGCTGCTGTGAAGAAGACGcagtttcatcatcatcacgtGTCCTGCGTGATGAGAATTCATTCGACCAGATGTCCTATAGCGCTCAAAGGCATTCCCCACAAtagctttttcttcttctttcttcctcccgcTTTAAAACACTTAACATTTGATTGAtggtttcttttcttcctcacgAGGGATTTAAGTTTGGATTTTGAGTCTCCCATAAATATGTGAGCGTGAAGCGAACTGCACAACAATCGCATCAAAGTGTCTTTTGCTTCAAAGTGGggtttcatttgttgtttggttCTCTTCAGGACTCATCTGTTAATGATTAATGCTTGTAGAAATGTACAAATTCCTCTGGGATATAGCGCCGCCATTCGCTCACTGTTTACCTTTTGTGCTCAGGTGGTTTTTGTCAGCACCTGCAGGAGCTTCTGGGACTGTGGCTCCGTGGCTCTGGATGACATCAACATGAGCCTCGGAGACTGTGACCTGCCAGCAGGTAACAGGGCAGAAGCTGTTTTCCATAACATCTAAACCATCTCTTGAAAATATTATGTGTAACAACTTTATTAAAGACTGGATTGGATTTGGAAATGGAGAAAATTTGCAACAAAGAAATCAAGCACTAGCCCAAAGTTCTTAGTGACTCTAAGCAAAAACCACAAGAGTAGAACAGGCAAATTCCTTATTTGCTTGTTTGGGGCCCCTAAAGGCTGCCAGGCCCCTCCTAGGTCAGCTAAGGTCACACAGCAAtgagatgttttggcttcaagGATGCTACAGTGCACTATTTGTTGGCAAATTGAACTCATGTTAAATAAATCCAGCCAGATGTTTCCAATCAGTCGAGGAATTCAAACAATCAATATTCCAGTTATCAGCCTGTCAACTGTTAAACTGTTTCACACAAACTAAGTAAGCgacaatttgaaaaaaacaggGATTAAAACATCTGAGGATGATTCTTGCAGTGAGTGAGAAAATGGACATTTCATTTTTGACTATAAAGGTTACATTATGGTTACATTTAGATTCAGTCTAGAGCAAGAATGTCCAAACTCTTCGATAAAGggccatgtg
This window harbors:
- the LOC128380716 gene encoding MAM domain-containing protein 2-like, encoding MLPFYILTFAVTIQAQNQLLPGSCNFESNTCGYTSDADFTSWTLHKDGRFVAVDAVTNNDDETDADTVMQRKTTGVLLSPVLEQGEWSCLRIVHQITGSGSLEVLQRTAGKSFDKPLWSSQVPSDSWVISSMDLQNNTEAYRVVIEGKPGQSPGSSVAVFEIHISPGYCLECDFEESHLCGYSNQWNANVNWYVGGGGSQLLQNNMPTDHTYNNKTGHFMYVDSIYAKTFKEVAKLVSPMTTVPMSGCLSFQYQRSDERGNLFSVFTRDRLGQYQELWKAEPEIQSDWTPGEWIPVQVDLKAPYSVQVVFEVAFNSPRGGRVAVDDISFSSEFCSTDTEPTFDPSIASCDFESGFCQYTQDQVIASSWRRVSVKPNIFRNGDHTTGAGSFLLAHSRLGPSSGYVSRVIGPILPGNMKFCLRFYFSLRGFNQTEQALIVYLQHSSGQEKIWTLGEKSRGIWIATDVTFQTSQPAQVVFVSTCRSFWDCGSVALDDINMSLGDCDLPAGLLTLSLPGKCDFEAGLCGYTQDKQKDTADWEWRRGPTPTSYTGPRGDHTTGLGYYLHMEASPMLPGQNIRLLSRPLRGSRGPQCLSFFYHMYGSGTGQLSVHLDKDGEDVLLWQLSGEQSIAWLRATVQYQSDSQHQIVFEAIRGTSVRSDIAIDDIILEGGPCPETEVRATVGTSNEIE